The following are from one region of the Silurus meridionalis isolate SWU-2019-XX chromosome 25, ASM1480568v1, whole genome shotgun sequence genome:
- the LOC124378837 gene encoding protein B4: MAPKKVASELNTSPNKAEEKEMKEMESTDVPEEVKAVRKVSPHPSTMEMMKEALTELDQRKGVSAQAIRAFIKEKHTTVDETRLKTMVRKALVKGIDSGTFIRPANSSTTTGAQGRFRLAVRKPKPAKSKEAKENSNPNVGKNKDQKAKTGNVKAKKVKAAAAEGVKPAKKTKNDASASKVAPAKKPKAKQASGGSDEAEPESETQKTSTKKPKSTEKPAAKKGGRKAAQKADEGPGDEAGASLLNKGKKEAQKSEEGGNVAEATVQKKRGKKAAQKSSDGGEQDTARSSGKKGRKVVEK, translated from the exons ATGGCACCTAAGAAAGTGGCTTCAGAATTGAACACTTCTCCCAACAAAGCTGAAGAGAAGGAGATGAAGGAAATGGAGAGCACAG ATGTTCCTGAAGAGGTGAAAGCTGTGAGAAAGGTTTCTCCTCACCCGTCCACAATGGAGATGATGAAGGAAGCGCTGACTGAGCTGGACCAGAGGAAGGGCGTATCTGCTCAGGCCATCCGTGCCTTCATCAAGGAGAAACACACCACGGTGGATGAGACGAGGCTGAAGACGATGGTGCGAAAAGCTCTGGTTAAAGGGATTGACTCTGGGACTTTCATCAGACCTGCGAACTCCTCAACCACCACTGGAGCTCAGGGCCGCTTCAGA CTTGCTGTCAGGAAGCCAAAACCAGCAAAAAGTAAAGAGGCTAAAGAGAACTCTAACCCCAACGTCGGCAAGAACAAAGACCAGAAAGCTAAGACTG gaaatgtgaagGCGAAGAAGGTGAAGGCTGCGGCGGCTGAG GGAGTCAAACCAGCCAAAAAAACCAAGAACGATGCGTCCGCTTCCAAAGTGGCTCCTGCAAAGAAACCCAAAGCCAAGCAAGCTTCTGGAGGATCTGATGAAGCAGAGCCAGAAAGCGAAACTCAGAAAACCTCCACCAAAAAGCCAAAAAGCACTGAGAAACCTGCTGCCAAGAAAGGAGGCAGGAAAGCAGCTCAGAAAGCAGATGAAGGACCTGGTGATGAAGCAGGAGCGAGCCTGCTGaataaaggaaagaaggagGCTCAGAAATCTGAGGAAGGAGGAAACGTGGCTGAAGCGACTGTGCAGAAGAAGAGAGGGAAGAAAGCTGCTCAGAAATCAAGTGATGGAGGAGAGCAGGACACTGCAAGATCATCAGGGAAGAAGGGAAGGAAAGTGGTGGAGAAATAA